The following are from one region of the Carnobacterium gallinarum DSM 4847 genome:
- a CDS encoding ATP-dependent Clp protease ATP-binding subunit translates to MDELFTEKAKVVLILAQEEAKNFRHHSVGTEHILLALVVEQEGMAGKTLRQFAVNEQDVREEIEHFTGYGTMKNIPKNALLPYSPRAKQVITFATDEARRLGAPLVGTEHLLLGLLREEEILSSKILSNLDVSLNKTRQLLLKKIGVSDVNNTKGARRGRQAPKQATGGTPTLDSLARDLTALAKEGKMDPVVGRHKEVHRLIQVLSRRTKNNPVLVGEPGVGKTAIAEGLAQKIVNGEVPKDMAKKRLMMLDMGSMVAGTKYRGEFEDRMKKVIEEIYQDGQVILFIDELHTLIGAGGAEGAIDASNILKPALARGELQTIGATTLDEYQKYIEKDAALERRFAPISVDEPSPEEAEEILLGLRSRYEDHHGVEITDEAISAAVKFSTRYITSRQLPDKAIDLIDESAAKVRLDVSDKPTPVAVAVAELDQLVNEKEVAIQMQDFEKAAMIRTKEMRQKKKIETLIAKEGKQQSSTKLQVTESDVAEVVSLWTGIPVQQMEQKESERLLKLEKVLHGRVVGQEEAVSAVSRAMRRARSGLKDPNRPIGSFMFLGPTGVGKTELAKALAEAMFGNEEALIRVDMSEFMEKYSTSRLIGSPPGYVGYDEGGQLTEKIRQKPYSVVLLDEVEKAHPDVFNILLQVLDDGHLTDAKGRKVDFKNTILIMTSNLGATALRDEKSVGFSTKDKKKDHKAMEKRILEELKLAFRPEFINRIDETIVFQSLEKDELNEIVKLMANVVIKRLGDLDIHVKITPAAIEVISKAGFDPEYGARPLRRALQKEIEDRLSEELLNGTVKIGDQVTIGAAKGKIRIQVKEEKKKTKTTTKNETVSVK, encoded by the coding sequence ATGGATGAACTATTCACTGAAAAAGCCAAAGTAGTCTTAATTTTAGCACAAGAAGAAGCAAAAAACTTTCGTCACCATTCCGTTGGTACCGAACATATTTTATTGGCTTTAGTGGTAGAACAAGAAGGTATGGCAGGAAAAACATTACGTCAATTTGCAGTTAATGAACAAGATGTTCGTGAAGAAATTGAACATTTTACTGGATATGGAACAATGAAAAATATACCAAAGAATGCATTATTGCCTTATTCACCAAGAGCAAAACAAGTGATTACTTTTGCAACAGACGAAGCCAGACGATTAGGCGCTCCTTTGGTTGGAACGGAACATTTATTATTAGGTTTGTTAAGAGAAGAGGAAATTCTTTCTTCTAAAATCTTAAGTAATTTAGATGTTAGTTTAAATAAAACACGCCAACTTCTATTGAAAAAAATTGGTGTATCAGATGTTAATAATACGAAAGGTGCAAGACGTGGTCGTCAGGCTCCTAAACAAGCGACTGGTGGCACGCCTACTTTAGATTCTTTAGCACGTGACTTAACAGCTTTAGCAAAAGAAGGAAAAATGGATCCAGTTGTGGGACGTCATAAAGAAGTTCATCGTTTAATTCAAGTATTAAGTCGTAGAACGAAAAATAATCCTGTTTTGGTTGGTGAACCTGGTGTAGGTAAAACAGCAATTGCGGAAGGATTAGCTCAGAAGATTGTTAATGGTGAAGTGCCTAAAGATATGGCTAAAAAACGTTTGATGATGCTAGATATGGGATCAATGGTTGCCGGTACCAAGTATCGTGGTGAGTTTGAAGATCGTATGAAAAAAGTCATTGAAGAAATTTATCAAGATGGACAGGTTATCTTATTTATTGATGAGCTGCATACCTTGATTGGGGCAGGTGGAGCAGAAGGGGCAATTGATGCGTCTAATATTCTAAAACCAGCCTTAGCTCGTGGTGAATTGCAAACAATTGGTGCAACAACATTAGATGAATACCAAAAATATATAGAAAAAGATGCTGCATTGGAAAGACGATTTGCTCCGATTTCTGTTGATGAACCTTCTCCTGAAGAAGCTGAAGAGATTTTGTTAGGTCTGCGTTCACGCTACGAAGATCACCATGGTGTGGAAATCACAGATGAAGCAATTTCTGCAGCTGTTAAATTTTCGACTCGTTATATTACATCTCGTCAGTTGCCAGATAAAGCGATTGATTTGATTGATGAGTCAGCAGCTAAAGTTCGTTTAGATGTTTCTGATAAACCGACGCCAGTCGCTGTGGCAGTTGCGGAATTGGATCAATTGGTAAATGAAAAAGAAGTAGCTATTCAAATGCAAGATTTTGAAAAGGCTGCGATGATTCGGACAAAAGAAATGCGTCAGAAGAAAAAAATCGAAACGTTAATTGCAAAAGAAGGCAAGCAGCAGTCTAGTACAAAATTGCAAGTAACTGAATCAGATGTTGCAGAAGTTGTTTCATTATGGACAGGAATTCCTGTTCAACAAATGGAACAAAAAGAAAGTGAACGATTGTTGAAATTAGAAAAAGTTTTACATGGTCGAGTTGTTGGACAAGAGGAAGCAGTTAGCGCTGTTTCTAGAGCGATGAGACGTGCAAGAAGTGGATTGAAAGATCCTAATCGCCCAATTGGTTCATTTATGTTCTTAGGACCAACTGGTGTCGGAAAAACTGAGTTAGCCAAAGCTTTAGCAGAAGCTATGTTTGGTAATGAAGAAGCTTTAATTCGCGTAGATATGTCTGAGTTTATGGAAAAATATAGTACAAGTCGTTTAATTGGTTCACCTCCTGGATATGTTGGATACGACGAAGGTGGTCAATTAACTGAGAAGATTCGTCAAAAACCTTATTCAGTTGTATTACTAGATGAAGTTGAAAAAGCCCATCCAGATGTCTTTAATATTTTATTGCAAGTTCTAGATGATGGTCATTTAACGGATGCTAAGGGACGTAAAGTTGACTTTAAGAACACAATTTTAATTATGACGTCTAATTTAGGTGCAACTGCTTTACGGGATGAAAAATCAGTAGGGTTTAGCACGAAGGATAAGAAGAAAGATCATAAAGCTATGGAAAAACGAATTCTTGAAGAATTAAAACTTGCTTTTAGACCTGAATTTATCAATAGAATTGATGAAACAATCGTTTTCCAAAGTCTTGAAAAAGATGAATTAAATGAGATTGTTAAATTGATGGCCAACGTGGTTATTAAACGTTTAGGCGATTTAGATATTCATGTAAAAATCACGCCAGCAGCAATTGAAGTGATTTCAAAAGCTGGATTTGATCCTGAATACGGTGCACGTCCATTACGCCGTGCTTTACAAAAAGAAATTGAAGACCGTTTAAGTGAAGAATTATTAAATGGAACTGTAAAAATTGGAGATCAAGTTACAATTGGCGCAGCTAAAGGAAAAATTCGGATTCAAGTGAAAGAAGAGAAAAAGAAGACTAAAACTACTACAAAAAATGAAACAGTTTCTGTAAAATAA
- a CDS encoding CtsR family transcriptional regulator yields MQNQNMSDIIEDYLKQVLNAHEQIEIRRSEMANQFNCVPSQINYVINTRFTVQQGYLVESKRGGGGYIRIIKVKLLDKAEMLDTMIQIIGDKISQKDAYSIVQQLYGEDMLTKREATLMLSAMEKPVLSVTEKLEDHLRAQILIAFLNNLRYE; encoded by the coding sequence ATGCAAAATCAAAATATGTCTGATATTATTGAAGATTACTTGAAGCAAGTTTTAAATGCTCATGAACAGATTGAAATTAGACGAAGTGAAATGGCGAATCAATTTAATTGTGTGCCATCTCAAATTAATTATGTAATTAATACTCGCTTTACTGTACAACAAGGCTATTTAGTTGAAAGTAAACGTGGTGGTGGCGGTTATATCAGAATTATTAAAGTAAAATTATTAGATAAGGCAGAAATGCTTGATACAATGATTCAAATTATTGGTGATAAAATTTCACAAAAAGATGCATATTCAATTGTTCAGCAGTTATATGGTGAGGATATGTTAACAAAGCGAGAGGCAACATTAATGCTCTCAGCAATGGAAAAACCAGTTTTATCTGTTACTGAAAAATTAGAAGACCATCTACGTGCCCAAATTTTAATAGCTTTTTTAAATAATCTAAGGTACGAATAA
- a CDS encoding MurR/RpiR family transcriptional regulator: MLFLEEQVELNDTEMEIYHYITDNIDKVIFMRIRDLADEVHYSTTTVLRFCRKFECQGFAEFRIKLRMFRKNQKPIPIDTTDETTYIDFLNRTAQSEFKKSVQEVVDILAESELVIFIGIGASKLMAEYGSLYFSSLFLLSIHIDDLANHPLYYMSDQVSKKLCLFIVSVDGENQEIIKNIHHLKLQKTKIVSITNSAKSTIARLSDANISYYINKEQFQEANITSQLPALYTIELVGKEMRKQLNLKDIIQ, from the coding sequence ATGTTATTTCTTGAGGAACAAGTGGAATTAAACGATACAGAAATGGAAATATACCATTATATTACTGATAACATAGATAAGGTCATTTTTATGCGAATACGAGATTTAGCTGATGAAGTTCACTATAGCACCACCACAGTATTGCGCTTCTGTCGCAAATTTGAATGCCAAGGGTTTGCTGAATTTCGGATAAAGCTAAGAATGTTCCGTAAAAATCAAAAACCGATTCCAATTGATACAACTGACGAAACGACCTATATTGATTTTTTAAATCGAACAGCCCAATCTGAATTTAAAAAATCAGTTCAAGAAGTTGTAGATATATTAGCAGAATCAGAATTAGTCATCTTTATAGGAATAGGTGCATCTAAATTGATGGCAGAATACGGTTCCTTATATTTTTCATCTTTATTTTTACTATCTATTCACATTGATGACCTGGCAAACCATCCTTTGTACTACATGTCGGATCAAGTATCTAAAAAGCTATGCTTATTTATTGTTTCAGTAGATGGGGAAAATCAAGAGATTATCAAAAATATCCATCATTTAAAATTGCAAAAAACAAAAATTGTCTCTATTACTAATAGTGCCAAATCAACAATAGCTCGATTGTCAGATGCTAACATTTCCTACTATATAAATAAAGAACAGTTTCAAGAAGCAAATATTACCTCCCAACTACCAGCCTTATATACAATTGAGCTAGTTGGGAAAGAAATGCGGAAGCAATTAAATCTAAAAGATATCATTCAGTAA
- a CDS encoding PTS sugar transporter subunit IIC — protein MQGLMFWMEKHLIPIAAKIGNEKHLVALRDGFIGTMPATMAGSIAVLLNAFLRDFPTTWGFTGFVKTMQPIIDINGYVWLGSLAIVAVIFSVAFGYNLAKVYHVDPLSGGVVALAAFFMGLTQSAVANLTLSEKIPTTMIHLIEEAGGSVTNGDTIVSSAWGFFNFDLHMGGSGLFSAIIFGFISVIIFSKLMLANITIKMPDSVPPAVSKAFAAIIPACVALYTCGLINYGFAKATGLPMIDWITATIQEPLLNLSQGFGAVLLIVFLIHLLWFFGIHGDNVMAPVLSTIWGNAMNQNMNAFQNGQAIPYKWVQGTFQAFIMPGGSGATLMLIVAIFLFSKRSDSKTVAKLGIGPGIFNINEPIMFGMPIVLNPLYMIPMILAPCVMAGVAYFATMNDLVSPVVVSVIWVMPPVINAFLATGGDWRSIVLSLINIVIALIIWTPFVIAANKVKLDDVD, from the coding sequence ATGCAAGGTTTAATGTTTTGGATGGAGAAACACCTGATTCCGATTGCAGCTAAGATTGGAAATGAAAAACATCTAGTTGCATTACGGGATGGTTTTATTGGAACAATGCCTGCAACTATGGCTGGTTCAATTGCGGTCTTATTAAATGCTTTTTTAAGAGATTTTCCAACAACATGGGGCTTTACTGGTTTTGTAAAAACAATGCAACCCATCATTGATATTAATGGGTATGTTTGGTTAGGGTCACTAGCAATTGTAGCCGTCATTTTCTCAGTTGCTTTTGGTTATAATTTAGCAAAAGTTTATCATGTCGATCCACTTTCAGGTGGGGTTGTTGCTTTAGCTGCCTTTTTTATGGGGCTAACTCAAAGTGCTGTAGCAAATTTAACTTTGTCTGAAAAAATACCTACTACTATGATTCATTTAATTGAAGAAGCTGGTGGAAGTGTTACAAATGGGGATACAATTGTTTCTAGCGCTTGGGGCTTTTTTAATTTTGATCTGCACATGGGTGGCTCTGGTTTATTTTCAGCTATTATCTTTGGTTTCATTTCCGTTATCATTTTCTCGAAATTAATGTTAGCAAACATTACCATTAAGATGCCTGATTCTGTTCCACCAGCTGTATCAAAAGCATTTGCAGCAATTATTCCAGCTTGTGTAGCTCTTTATACTTGTGGATTAATCAATTATGGTTTTGCAAAAGCAACTGGGCTGCCTATGATTGATTGGATTACAGCTACCATCCAAGAACCACTTTTGAATCTTTCTCAAGGTTTTGGCGCGGTTTTATTAATTGTTTTTCTGATTCATCTACTTTGGTTCTTTGGAATTCATGGTGACAATGTTATGGCTCCGGTTCTTTCAACTATCTGGGGCAATGCTATGAACCAAAATATGAATGCTTTTCAAAATGGTCAAGCGATTCCCTACAAATGGGTTCAAGGAACCTTCCAAGCTTTCATTATGCCAGGTGGTTCTGGTGCTACGTTAATGTTAATTGTAGCTATTTTTCTCTTTTCTAAACGATCAGATTCTAAGACTGTTGCCAAATTAGGTATCGGACCTGGGATTTTTAATATTAATGAGCCCATTATGTTTGGGATGCCGATTGTTTTAAATCCCCTTTATATGATTCCGATGATTCTAGCACCATGTGTCATGGCTGGCGTTGCATACTTTGCTACAATGAATGACCTTGTTTCACCGGTAGTTGTTAGTGTAATCTGGGTTATGCCACCTGTTATCAATGCTTTCCTAGCCACAGGTGGTGACTGGCGTTCTATTGTACTTTCACTTATAAATATCGTCATCGCGTTAATTATTTGGACACCTTTTGTAATTGCTGCCAACAAGGTGAAGTTAGATGATGTTGACTAA
- the nrdF gene encoding class 1b ribonucleoside-diphosphate reductase subunit beta: MTESEQYAAINWNSFEDIIDKKTWEKLTEQFWLDTRIPISNDLDDWRNLSSIEKTLVERVFGGLTLLDTLQSQDGISAIREDVRSPHEEAVLNNIQFMESVHAKSYSSIFSTLNTPREIEEIFSWTNSNPFLQEKAKMINGIYQTGTPLQKKVASVFLETFLFYSGFYTPLYYLGINKLPNVAEIIKLIIRDESVHGTYIGYKFQLGFNELPEEEQKALQGWIYELLYKLYENEVKYTELLYDTVGWTEEVKVFLRYNGNKALMNLGMASLFPDTAEDVNPIVMNGISAGTSNHDFFSQVGNGYLLGEVEPMQQSDYDVI, encoded by the coding sequence ATGACTGAATCAGAGCAGTATGCTGCCATAAATTGGAATAGCTTTGAAGATATTATTGATAAAAAAACATGGGAAAAATTAACTGAACAATTTTGGTTAGATACACGAATTCCGATTTCTAATGACTTAGACGATTGGCGCAATCTTTCAAGTATTGAAAAAACTTTAGTAGAACGTGTATTTGGTGGATTAACTTTATTAGATACATTGCAATCACAAGATGGAATATCTGCTATTCGTGAGGACGTTCGTTCTCCACACGAAGAAGCCGTCTTAAATAATATTCAATTCATGGAATCAGTGCATGCTAAAAGTTATTCTTCTATCTTTAGTACATTAAACACACCTAGAGAAATTGAAGAAATTTTTAGTTGGACAAATTCAAACCCATTTTTACAAGAAAAAGCGAAAATGATTAATGGGATTTATCAAACAGGGACACCTTTACAAAAGAAAGTAGCAAGTGTCTTTTTAGAAACGTTCTTATTTTACTCAGGATTCTATACGCCCTTATACTATTTAGGTATTAACAAATTACCTAACGTAGCTGAAATCATCAAACTAATTATCCGTGATGAATCTGTCCATGGTACGTATATTGGTTATAAGTTCCAATTAGGTTTCAATGAATTGCCTGAGGAAGAGCAAAAAGCGTTACAAGGTTGGATCTACGAATTACTATATAAACTTTATGAAAATGAAGTCAAATATACAGAATTGCTATATGATACAGTTGGTTGGACTGAGGAAGTTAAAGTCTTCCTGCGTTACAATGGAAATAAAGCATTAATGAATCTAGGGATGGCAAGCTTATTCCCTGATACTGCTGAAGATGTAAATCCAATTGTGATGAACGGAATTTCTGCTGGAACAAGTAACCATGATTTCTTCTCACAAGTTGGGAATGGTTATTTACTTGGTGAAGTAGAACCAATGCAACAAAGCGACTACGATGTAATCTAA
- the nrdE gene encoding class 1b ribonucleoside-diphosphate reductase subunit alpha yields the protein MNITKIPKEQNNPSYFKLNNQLNIPVDGKIQLHKDREAARAYFLEHVNPNTVFFHTLREKLDYLLENDYIEEEFINKYSFDFIKKLFQKTYDHKFRFRSFMGAHKFYTQYALKTNDNQRYLERYEDRIAFNALYFADGNEELAINLAEEMITQRYQPATPSFLNAGRKRRGELVSCFLLQLTDDMNSIGRGINSALQLSRIGGGVGISLSNLRAAGDPIKGYEGAASGVVPVMKLLEDSFSYSNQLGQRQGAGAVYLSVFHPDVVAFLATKKENADEKVRVKTLSLGLVVPDKFYELAKNDDYMYLFSPYDVERIYGEPFSYIDITEKYDEMVNNPEIKKSKIKARDLEIEISKLQQESGYPYIINIDAANRSNPVKGKILMSNLCSEILQVQQPSVINDDQSYDEIGTDISCNLGSSNIVNLMASPDFGRSVRTMTRALTFITDSSDIDVVPSIKKGNDQGHTIGLGAMGLHTYLAVNHVHYGAPESVEFIDIYFLLLNYWTLVESNNIAKERNETFVNFEESKYATGEYFEKYIEKAWAPQSDKVKELFAGIFIPTQEDWEKLRADVKEFGLYNQNRLAVAPNGSISYVNETSASLHPITQRIEERQEKKTGKTYYPAPFLSDDTMPYYKSAYDMDMRKVIDVYAAAQQHIDQGMSLTLFMRSTIPEGLYEWKKTTEKQTTRDLSILRNYAYHKGCKSIYYIRTFTDDTEEIGSNACESCSI from the coding sequence TTGAACATAACTAAAATACCTAAAGAGCAAAATAATCCCAGCTATTTCAAGCTAAACAACCAATTGAATATTCCTGTTGATGGAAAAATTCAATTGCACAAAGATAGAGAAGCCGCTCGTGCTTACTTTTTAGAACATGTAAACCCAAATACGGTTTTCTTTCATACATTGAGAGAAAAATTGGATTATTTATTAGAAAATGACTACATTGAAGAAGAGTTTATCAATAAGTATTCATTTGATTTTATCAAGAAATTATTTCAAAAAACCTACGATCATAAATTCCGTTTCCGTTCATTCATGGGAGCGCATAAATTTTATACACAATATGCCTTAAAAACCAATGACAATCAACGCTATCTTGAACGTTATGAAGATCGAATTGCTTTTAATGCGCTATATTTTGCCGATGGAAATGAAGAATTAGCAATCAACTTGGCTGAAGAAATGATTACCCAACGTTATCAACCAGCAACACCATCCTTTTTGAATGCAGGTAGAAAACGTCGTGGTGAATTGGTTTCATGTTTCTTACTACAACTAACGGACGATATGAATAGTATTGGACGCGGTATTAATAGTGCGTTACAACTTTCAAGAATCGGTGGCGGAGTTGGAATTTCTCTTTCTAATTTACGTGCTGCTGGTGATCCCATTAAAGGATACGAGGGCGCAGCAAGTGGTGTTGTTCCTGTTATGAAATTGTTAGAGGATAGTTTTTCATACAGTAATCAATTAGGTCAACGTCAAGGTGCGGGAGCAGTTTATTTAAGCGTTTTTCACCCAGACGTAGTAGCTTTCTTAGCAACTAAAAAAGAAAATGCCGATGAAAAAGTACGTGTAAAAACCTTATCTTTAGGTTTAGTTGTACCAGATAAATTCTACGAATTGGCTAAAAATGATGACTATATGTATTTATTTAGCCCATACGATGTTGAACGTATTTACGGCGAACCGTTTTCTTATATTGATATTACTGAAAAATATGATGAGATGGTCAATAATCCTGAAATTAAAAAATCAAAAATTAAAGCTCGTGATTTAGAAATCGAAATCAGCAAATTACAACAAGAATCAGGATATCCTTATATTATTAATATTGATGCTGCTAACCGTAGCAACCCAGTCAAAGGAAAGATTTTAATGAGCAATCTTTGTTCAGAAATCCTACAAGTGCAACAACCATCAGTAATTAACGATGATCAGAGCTATGACGAGATTGGTACGGATATTAGTTGTAACTTGGGTTCTAGTAATATTGTAAATCTAATGGCTTCACCAGATTTTGGGCGTTCAGTTAGAACGATGACACGGGCCTTAACCTTTATTACAGATAGTTCAGATATTGATGTTGTTCCATCAATTAAAAAAGGAAATGATCAAGGGCATACAATTGGGTTAGGTGCAATGGGATTGCATACCTATCTAGCTGTTAATCATGTTCATTATGGAGCACCAGAATCAGTCGAATTTATTGATATTTATTTCTTATTACTAAATTATTGGACATTGGTGGAAAGTAATAACATCGCCAAAGAACGTAATGAAACCTTTGTTAATTTTGAAGAATCTAAATATGCAACGGGTGAATATTTCGAGAAATATATTGAAAAAGCTTGGGCACCGCAATCAGATAAAGTCAAAGAATTATTTGCTGGAATTTTTATCCCAACCCAAGAAGACTGGGAAAAGCTACGTGCTGATGTAAAAGAATTTGGTTTATATAATCAAAATCGTTTAGCTGTAGCGCCTAATGGTTCGATTTCATATGTAAATGAAACAAGTGCAAGCTTGCATCCGATCACTCAAAGAATTGAAGAACGTCAAGAGAAGAAAACTGGTAAAACTTATTATCCAGCACCATTCTTATCAGATGATACAATGCCTTACTATAAGTCTGCATACGATATGGATATGCGTAAGGTGATTGATGTATATGCAGCGGCGCAACAACATATCGATCAAGGTATGAGTTTAACATTATTCATGCGTTCAACAATTCCAGAAGGATTATATGAATGGAAAAAAACGACTGAAAAACAAACAACCCGCGATTTAAGTATTTTACGTAACTATGCGTATCATAAAGGTTGTAAATCAATTTATTATATTCGTACATTTACCGATGATACGGAAGAAATTGGTAGCAATGCCTGTGAAAGTTGCTCAATTTAA
- the nrdI gene encoding class Ib ribonucleoside-diphosphate reductase assembly flavoprotein NrdI, whose protein sequence is MKVVYFSLTGQTRRFVNKLNLDSYEVTETNPFYRIEEDFVVVAPTYDIEVTELMNDFIEYSDNLSHLKGVAGGGNRNFADLFVFTARDLAKKYNVPMLIEFEFSGTDLDVSHFKKEVDNIEHN, encoded by the coding sequence ATGAAAGTTGTGTATTTTTCTTTAACTGGACAAACTAGACGTTTTGTTAATAAATTAAACTTAGATAGTTATGAGGTCACTGAAACAAATCCTTTTTATCGAATTGAAGAGGATTTTGTTGTGGTGGCCCCTACTTATGACATCGAAGTTACTGAATTAATGAACGATTTTATTGAATATAGTGATAACCTCTCCCATCTTAAAGGAGTCGCTGGAGGAGGAAATCGCAATTTTGCCGATTTATTTGTTTTTACAGCAAGGGATTTAGCGAAAAAGTATAACGTTCCGATGTTAATTGAATTTGAATTTAGCGGAACAGATCTTGATGTCAGTCATTTTAAGAAAGAGGTTGATAATATTGAACATAACTAA
- a CDS encoding glutaredoxin domain-containing protein, producing MSKIHLYSKPNCPQCDMTKFLLKNEEIEFHEKNIMEDETHLNYLKDLGFMSVPVVMVDGIEPIVGFQPERLKELKAI from the coding sequence ATGAGTAAAATCCACTTATATAGTAAACCAAATTGTCCACAATGTGATATGACTAAGTTCTTATTAAAGAACGAAGAGATAGAATTTCATGAAAAGAATATTATGGAAGATGAGACACATTTAAATTACTTAAAAGATTTAGGGTTTATGAGTGTCCCTGTGGTAATGGTGGATGGTATTGAGCCAATTGTTGGCTTCCAACCAGAACGTTTGAAAGAGCTGAAAGCAATTTAA
- a CDS encoding DUF5067 domain-containing protein, which yields MMKWKALKLVGLFFFFFLLASCGAPQKEIRDSNKDFTYDKLYPVTESVATSDYGIQVTGYKIVKDTEDLPAIIVYYDFNNKTDDDDVMPYDIYMDAYQESNIQDGDDTLYEADLSGKAYDENETLFDNAFEVVESGGSIKAATTFKLRNNKHNVELEYYDSDEEYGGTIELNIEKEITGDSNRL from the coding sequence ATGATGAAATGGAAAGCATTAAAATTAGTTGGCTTGTTTTTTTTCTTTTTTTTATTGGCAAGCTGTGGTGCACCCCAAAAAGAAATTCGTGATAGTAATAAAGACTTTACTTATGATAAACTTTATCCAGTTACCGAAAGTGTTGCAACAAGTGATTACGGTATTCAAGTAACAGGCTATAAAATTGTAAAAGATACTGAAGATTTACCTGCTATTATTGTCTATTATGATTTTAACAATAAAACAGATGATGACGATGTAATGCCTTATGATATTTATATGGATGCCTACCAAGAAAGTAATATTCAAGATGGCGATGATACTTTGTACGAAGCAGATTTATCTGGAAAAGCATATGATGAGAATGAAACTCTATTCGATAATGCTTTTGAGGTCGTTGAATCAGGAGGCAGTATCAAAGCTGCAACAACATTTAAACTACGTAATAATAAACATAATGTTGAACTTGAATACTATGATAGTGATGAAGAGTATGGCGGAACAATTGAACTTAATATTGAAAAAGAAATTACGGGAGATTCTAATCGACTATAA